Proteins encoded by one window of Candidatus Odinarchaeum yellowstonii:
- a CDS encoding winged helix-turn-helix transcriptional regulator, protein MSTRKVRKTTTTKKQPVEKQQLTEGQQAALEKMEATMEKLDEEKQQLTSQIEKLTGEKQKIEAKLGKKEAELKELKEKYTQLEAQLKETTRELEKTKNDYEKEINYLKSDIEEKNRLIELLKTQKEDLAKQIENRAAEYKQMQQDVKNMKMELTNWEEKFRHWRKVLEQDVKFKIYFLIQDTGPKTIDELAKTVGMPAQYLNRLVSELEQTKLVKVENNKISLFLP, encoded by the coding sequence ATGTCAACTAGAAAAGTTAGAAAAACCACCACTACAAAAAAGCAACCAGTTGAAAAACAACAGTTAACGGAAGGCCAGCAAGCAGCCTTAGAGAAGATGGAGGCCACAATGGAGAAATTAGATGAAGAGAAACAACAGTTAACCAGCCAAATAGAGAAGTTAACAGGTGAAAAACAGAAAATCGAAGCGAAACTAGGTAAAAAAGAAGCTGAATTAAAAGAATTAAAAGAAAAATACACGCAGCTGGAAGCCCAGCTTAAAGAAACCACCCGGGAACTTGAAAAAACTAAAAACGATTATGAAAAAGAAATAAACTATCTTAAATCTGACATCGAAGAAAAAAACAGGTTAATCGAGCTTTTAAAAACACAGAAAGAAGATTTAGCTAAACAAATAGAGAACAGAGCAGCTGAATACAAGCAAATGCAGCAAGACGTTAAAAACATGAAAATGGAGTTAACAAACTGGGAGGAGAAATTCAGACACTGGAGAAAAGTATTAGAACAAGACGTCAAATTCAAAATATACTTTTTAATCCAGGATACAGGACCTAAAACAATAGATGAACTAGCTAAAACAGTAGGAATGCCAGCCCAATACTTAAATCGACTGGTAAGCGAATTAGAGCAAACAAAACTAGTCAAAGTAGAAAATAATAAAATAAGCCTCTTCCTACCATAA
- a CDS encoding amino acid permease: MVEGGGELKRRVSLVGLTFYGVGNILGAGIYALIGPVVGLAGNMAWLPFLLTAFIGLLTGLSYAELSSMYPKSAASFVYVDRAFRIRVLSFILGWVVIFSGLFSAATVALGFGDYLSVLLGLSGLEASMILAAVLIVVMSLVNYIGIRESTWMNVVFTLIEASGLLLIIFIGVPFLGSVNYFELPAGGGLLNILSTVNLVFFAYLGFEVIANLSEEGVDAKRSVPKAIIFSILITTVIYCLVAVSVVSILPYDLIASSPAPLKTVVLSVLGPVGGFLMSFIALFATANTVLIVLVTTSRLVYGMAKDKALPAPLCRVSKRTGTPTIAVLFVMAISLLMLLLGDISLVANATVFGILIVFLFVNLSVIILRRRYPEADRPFKISLSFKWIPVTAVTGAVICLLLLFSFEPLIILIQFIIVVAGLLLFIGLGKRISRVSCE, translated from the coding sequence ATGGTTGAAGGCGGGGGGGAGTTGAAGCGGCGTGTTTCTCTGGTTGGTTTAACTTTTTACGGTGTGGGTAATATTCTGGGGGCGGGTATCTACGCTTTGATTGGGCCTGTGGTAGGTTTAGCTGGTAACATGGCTTGGCTTCCTTTTCTTTTAACGGCTTTCATAGGATTGTTGACGGGTTTATCTTACGCTGAGCTTTCTTCAATGTACCCGAAGAGCGCGGCTTCCTTCGTTTACGTGGATAGGGCTTTTAGAATAAGGGTTTTATCTTTTATTCTAGGTTGGGTTGTGATTTTCTCAGGTTTATTTTCAGCGGCGACTGTGGCTTTAGGCTTCGGTGACTACCTATCTGTTTTATTGGGCTTATCCGGTTTGGAGGCTTCTATGATTTTAGCGGCTGTTCTAATCGTTGTTATGAGTTTAGTAAATTATATAGGGATTAGGGAGTCTACTTGGATGAATGTTGTTTTCACTTTGATTGAAGCGAGTGGTTTATTGTTGATTATTTTTATCGGTGTGCCGTTTCTGGGATCGGTGAATTATTTCGAGCTGCCTGCTGGAGGGGGTTTACTAAATATTTTATCCACGGTGAACCTGGTTTTCTTCGCTTACTTAGGTTTCGAGGTGATTGCGAATCTTTCAGAGGAGGGTGTGGACGCGAAGCGGAGTGTGCCGAAGGCTATTATCTTCTCGATTTTAATTACAACTGTGATTTACTGTCTGGTCGCGGTTAGCGTGGTTAGTATTCTACCGTATGATTTGATCGCTTCTTCACCCGCGCCTTTAAAAACGGTTGTTTTAAGTGTTTTAGGGCCTGTCGGAGGTTTTCTAATGTCTTTTATAGCTTTATTCGCTACAGCTAACACGGTTTTAATCGTTTTAGTAACCACATCCAGGCTTGTTTACGGAATGGCTAAGGATAAAGCTTTACCAGCTCCTTTATGCAGGGTTTCTAAGAGAACAGGTACTCCTACTATAGCGGTTTTATTCGTGATGGCTATAAGTCTTTTAATGCTTTTGCTGGGAGATATTAGCTTAGTGGCGAACGCGACGGTTTTCGGGATTTTAATAGTCTTCTTATTTGTTAATTTAAGCGTGATAATACTTCGTAGAAGGTATCCTGAGGCGGATAGACCTTTTAAAATCAGTTTAAGCTTTAAATGGATTCCTGTAACCGCGGTTACGGGAGCGGTTATATGCCTTCTTTTACTGTTTTCATTCGAACCGTTAATTATTTTAATACAGTTTATTATAGTGGTCGCAGGGTTACTCTTATTTATAGGGTTAGGTAAACGTATAAGCCGTGTAAGCTGTGAATGA
- a CDS encoding MFS transporter: MSENTPAQSSSRKLYLDRNLQIIFAVTLMAVLGVASLSPAFPVIGPNLGLNYPYSELGLLITVFTLPAIFFSPVFGVASDKYGRKRILTPALLLFSAAGSACAFTPVYTIILVLRFFQGVGAAALGVLNVTIIGDLYTGKTRTTALGYNSSVLSFGTGSWPLIGGVLGTLAWFAPFLLPLTALPVALLVLFKLQTVEPNLKQSGREYFKETWRIIKKPKILVLFTAGVINFFIIYGVWITFMPVLLNTRFTLIPLYIGLVQSSASFIGAAVSTQVGRLAKKHSEWSILISTYILYAVAVFTIPFIQVVWLLTVPVILIGFALGLNGPLIQALVAEETTINQRGVVLSSLGMMLRIGQTAGPAVMIFISSLFGFNSVFSAGALFALAMLTLLTLFKRTVNANTKMENKS, encoded by the coding sequence ATGTCAGAGAATACTCCGGCTCAGTCTAGTTCACGTAAACTATACTTAGATAGAAATCTTCAAATCATATTCGCGGTAACTCTTATGGCGGTTCTAGGAGTGGCTAGTCTTTCACCAGCTTTCCCGGTTATCGGCCCTAACCTAGGGTTAAACTACCCTTACAGTGAGTTAGGGCTGCTTATAACGGTTTTCACATTACCTGCAATATTTTTTTCACCTGTATTCGGGGTGGCTTCAGATAAATATGGTAGAAAACGAATATTAACGCCAGCGCTTCTCTTATTCAGCGCAGCCGGCTCAGCCTGCGCTTTCACACCTGTATATACTATTATACTGGTTTTAAGGTTTTTTCAAGGAGTTGGAGCTGCGGCTTTAGGCGTGTTAAACGTGACGATTATAGGAGACTTATATACAGGTAAAACGCGGACCACAGCTTTAGGCTACAATTCAAGCGTTTTAAGCTTCGGAACAGGCAGTTGGCCTCTGATAGGAGGAGTTTTAGGTACATTAGCCTGGTTCGCCCCGTTTCTCCTCCCTTTAACAGCTCTACCGGTAGCCCTCCTAGTCTTATTTAAATTGCAAACCGTTGAACCTAACTTAAAACAGAGTGGCAGAGAATATTTTAAAGAAACTTGGAGGATAATAAAGAAACCTAAAATCTTAGTCTTATTCACAGCTGGCGTAATCAATTTTTTTATCATCTACGGGGTTTGGATCACGTTTATGCCGGTGCTTTTAAACACCCGGTTCACTTTAATACCTTTATATATAGGCTTAGTGCAGTCCTCGGCGTCTTTCATAGGAGCCGCGGTTTCAACTCAGGTAGGTCGTTTAGCTAAAAAACACTCGGAGTGGAGTATCCTAATATCAACATATATCTTATACGCGGTGGCGGTGTTCACTATACCCTTCATACAAGTGGTCTGGCTTCTCACAGTCCCCGTAATATTGATAGGGTTCGCTTTAGGTTTAAACGGGCCTTTAATTCAAGCCTTAGTAGCGGAGGAGACGACGATCAATCAACGAGGCGTAGTCTTATCTAGTTTAGGCATGATGCTTAGAATAGGTCAGACCGCGGGGCCGGCTGTAATGATTTTCATATCAAGCTTATTCGGATTCAACAGCGTGTTCTCAGCCGGAGCCTTATTCGCGCTAGCGATGCTTACGCTGTTAACCTTATTTAAGAGAACAGTTAACGCGAACACTAAAATGGAAAATAAAAGCTAA
- the thyX gene encoding FAD-dependent thymidylate synthase: MIVKLVNYTPNPDRTCAAAAFTSWKKLSPVEIFDKLSDEEAYNFLRKVISYGHLSVTEHAYFTFSIEGISRACSHELVRHRLASYTQQSQRYVKFKVNELKYVKPKTIMQSEFNDEYDQLMLKIAEFYERMMAKIPAEDARYILPNAACTNIVVTMNARELNHFFNLRLCNRAQWEIRELACKMLEEVKKVAPILFEKAGPNCDLLGYCPEGDLSCGRRPVKNKALKTL; encoded by the coding sequence ATGATAGTTAAACTGGTAAACTATACACCGAACCCTGATAGAACCTGCGCGGCTGCAGCCTTCACTTCTTGGAAGAAACTCAGCCCGGTTGAAATCTTCGATAAGTTAAGTGATGAAGAAGCCTACAATTTTCTCAGGAAAGTTATAAGCTACGGACACTTATCTGTCACAGAGCACGCGTATTTCACTTTTAGCATTGAAGGAATCTCGCGAGCCTGCTCCCATGAATTGGTCCGGCATAGACTCGCCTCTTATACTCAGCAAAGCCAAAGATACGTTAAATTTAAAGTAAACGAGTTAAAGTATGTGAAGCCGAAAACCATCATGCAAAGCGAGTTTAACGATGAATACGATCAATTAATGTTGAAGATCGCTGAATTCTACGAGAGGATGATGGCTAAGATACCAGCAGAGGACGCCAGGTATATTCTACCCAACGCAGCTTGCACAAATATAGTTGTCACCATGAACGCGCGTGAACTAAACCATTTCTTTAATCTAAGACTATGCAATAGAGCTCAATGGGAGATACGTGAGCTAGCGTGTAAAATGCTAGAAGAGGTTAAAAAAGTCGCTCCAATACTATTCGAGAAAGCCGGGCCTAACTGTGATCTGTTAGGTTACTGTCCTGAAGGTGATTTAAGCTGCGGCAGGCGGCCTGTTAAAAATAAAGCTTTGAAAACCTTGTAA
- a CDS encoding ferredoxin family protein, whose product MSEDSFAGLPRKEIKWYPTINYDLCISCGSCASFCPHDVYEKQSSRVVVARPFNCVVGCESCKLQCPVDAITFPSRAELKQQLKKLREKYNKS is encoded by the coding sequence ATGAGCGAGGATAGTTTTGCCGGTCTGCCTAGAAAAGAGATTAAATGGTATCCGACAATAAACTATGATTTATGTATAAGCTGCGGGTCATGTGCTAGTTTCTGCCCCCACGACGTATATGAGAAGCAATCCAGCAGAGTGGTAGTCGCCAGACCATTTAACTGTGTAGTCGGATGCGAATCCTGTAAACTGCAATGCCCCGTGGACGCGATCACCTTCCCCTCTAGAGCTGAACTTAAACAGCAGCTTAAAAAACTGAGGGAAAAATACAATAAGAGTTAA
- a CDS encoding metalloregulator ArsR/SmtB family transcription factor encodes MDLKLECSKSRKQPPHSIENQNKSDRCNSIKKLAEKILDQQKISTQLKVFKALSDETRLKILLLLRVKSLCVCELMEVLNLTQPTASHHIQILENAGLIREEKKGKWRFFHIVDSSLVDRLLELVF; translated from the coding sequence ATGGATTTAAAACTCGAGTGCAGTAAATCGAGAAAGCAGCCGCCCCACTCTATTGAAAACCAGAATAAGAGTGACCGCTGCAACTCCATTAAGAAATTAGCTGAAAAAATTTTAGATCAACAGAAAATCTCCACTCAACTAAAAGTTTTTAAAGCTTTATCCGATGAAACCAGGCTAAAAATTCTGCTGCTTTTACGCGTGAAATCGCTATGTGTGTGCGAGCTCATGGAGGTTTTAAATCTAACTCAACCCACAGCCTCACATCATATTCAAATACTTGAGAACGCGGGTCTCATCCGAGAGGAGAAGAAGGGTAAATGGCGTTTCTTTCACATCGTTGACTCAAGTTTAGTTGATAGACTTTTAGAGCTGGTGTTTTAA
- a CDS encoding RAMP superfamily CRISPR-associated protein gives MKRSSVPSKPYFFIDLPGRVNRSKGDGYKTFTISTGLIDFDIKVISEYIHVGSGSYESANNDWYYTFFRSKNQIMIPGSSIKGAVRAVAEAISSSCVSTYSIKEKDYLYKNKNRIKCSSLNNLCPVCRIFGTTGYSGKIYFTDAPLLSGQIEKNVQVGNLYSPRRIFGRKFYHNKTYIKPQTERGIIPLALEAVKKDSIFKTTLSFQNLKDEELSLILHSMGINQDYKIKIGGAKPRCFGTVEITPTKIRLIDFNKDRMLSSNTPFYEKDLEWIKKIMGNRNLIQEDFFNKFSMNSKIETGECPAWNY, from the coding sequence GTGAAACGAAGTAGCGTTCCAAGTAAACCATATTTTTTTATCGACTTACCAGGCAGAGTTAATCGAAGTAAAGGCGACGGGTACAAAACCTTTACTATTTCAACAGGCTTAATAGATTTTGATATTAAAGTTATCTCAGAATATATTCACGTTGGATCAGGATCCTACGAATCAGCTAACAACGACTGGTATTATACTTTCTTTAGAAGCAAAAATCAGATTATGATCCCTGGTTCAAGTATAAAAGGAGCGGTAAGAGCTGTAGCCGAAGCTATTTCATCTTCATGCGTTTCAACATATAGTATTAAAGAGAAGGATTACCTCTATAAGAATAAGAATAGAATTAAATGCTCCAGCTTAAATAATCTTTGCCCTGTTTGTAGAATCTTCGGGACAACCGGTTATTCAGGTAAAATTTATTTCACTGATGCGCCTTTACTAAGCGGACAGATTGAAAAGAATGTGCAGGTAGGTAATCTTTACTCTCCTAGGAGAATATTTGGAAGAAAGTTTTATCATAATAAAACATACATTAAACCTCAAACTGAAAGAGGAATCATACCCTTAGCCTTAGAAGCTGTAAAAAAGGATAGTATCTTTAAAACCACGCTAAGTTTTCAAAACTTAAAAGATGAGGAGCTTTCACTGATACTTCACTCTATGGGTATAAATCAAGACTATAAAATTAAAATTGGTGGAGCTAAACCTCGATGCTTTGGAACTGTTGAAATAACCCCAACTAAAATAAGATTAATAGATTTTAACAAAGATAGAATGCTATCTAGCAACACACCCTTCTATGAAAAAGATTTGGAGTGGATTAAAAAAATTATGGGTAATAGAAATCTTATACAAGAAGATTTCTTTAATAAGTTCAGCATGAATTCAAAAATAGAAACCGGGGAGTGCCCTGCATGGAATTATTAA
- a CDS encoding ferritin-like domain-containing protein — translation MASKELLDLLNKSIARELQVSIQYMWQHVQWRGVKGFAVKDVLKSIAIQEMKHAEAIAERLVYLGGVPTTKPEPIFVGASLKEMLEQDAKDEEGAIKLYKSVLSAALKEGDETTAHLFRDILADEEDHHDTFTTLLEEL, via the coding sequence ATGGCGAGTAAGGAGTTGTTGGATTTATTGAATAAGTCTATTGCTCGTGAGTTGCAGGTTAGTATTCAGTATATGTGGCAGCATGTTCAGTGGCGTGGTGTTAAGGGTTTTGCAGTGAAGGATGTTTTGAAGAGTATTGCTATTCAGGAGATGAAGCATGCTGAGGCGATCGCTGAGAGGCTTGTTTATTTGGGTGGTGTTCCTACTACTAAGCCTGAGCCGATTTTTGTGGGTGCTTCTTTGAAGGAGATGTTGGAGCAGGATGCTAAGGATGAGGAGGGTGCTATTAAGCTTTATAAGAGTGTGTTGAGTGCTGCTTTGAAGGAGGGCGATGAGACTACTGCGCATTTGTTCAGGGATATTCTGGCTGATGAGGAGGATCATCACGATACGTTTACTACTTTGTTAGAGGAGCTTTAA
- a CDS encoding cobalamin-dependent protein (Presence of a B(12) (cobalamin)-binding domain implies dependence on cobalamin itself, in one of its several forms, or in some unusual lineages, dependence on a cobalamin-like analog.), translating into MHKKILLINPPSPEFNMGLFPPLNLATIATYIPAEYEVEIIDCNLQNIHCNTDIACITANTYSIRRANTLCKKFRRLGIPVLFGGSHPSILPEESIKYADSIVIGDGEPVMPELLKDFEEGKLKKFYQP; encoded by the coding sequence ATGCATAAGAAAATATTATTAATAAATCCCCCAAGCCCTGAATTTAATATGGGTTTATTCCCGCCTCTAAACTTAGCTACTATTGCTACTTACATACCAGCTGAATATGAAGTAGAAATTATAGATTGCAATTTACAGAATATTCATTGTAATACGGATATAGCATGTATAACAGCGAACACCTACTCTATCAGAAGAGCGAATACTCTTTGTAAAAAATTTAGAAGATTAGGAATACCTGTATTGTTTGGTGGCAGTCACCCCTCAATACTACCCGAAGAATCTATAAAATATGCAGATTCAATAGTTATCGGGGATGGAGAACCTGTAATGCCTGAATTACTAAAAGATTTCGAAGAGGGAAAGCTGAAAAAATTTTACCAGCCGTAA
- a CDS encoding roadblock/LC7 domain-containing protein: MLKYTAKDLENALTELNKTGKFKASVITAENGFLIASAMETNADEDYIAAAGPSVHSLVQQTLNTIKLGKTKDIVIRAENGYLVIKTLTTKNSGDYILAIITKTGASWMDEEVLNAINKIKEILETLGCA, translated from the coding sequence ATGCTAAAATACACAGCTAAAGACCTAGAAAACGCTTTAACAGAGTTAAATAAAACAGGAAAGTTTAAAGCCAGCGTGATAACCGCGGAAAACGGGTTCCTAATCGCTTCAGCGATGGAAACCAACGCCGACGAAGACTACATAGCAGCGGCAGGCCCCTCAGTTCACAGCCTCGTCCAGCAGACACTTAACACGATTAAACTAGGGAAAACAAAAGATATAGTTATCAGAGCTGAAAACGGCTACCTAGTTATTAAAACCCTAACAACAAAAAACAGCGGAGACTACATCCTAGCCATAATCACCAAGACAGGCGCCAGCTGGATGGATGAAGAAGTATTAAACGCAATTAACAAAATAAAAGAAATATTAGAAACACTAGGCTGCGCTTAA
- a CDS encoding MBL fold metallo-hydrolase yields the protein MRIKPLAFESLGTRSMCTFVETNDIRILIDPGVSLAPYRFGLPPHPVELKALSDSWKLILEYAERSDVLLITHYHFDHFNPFEDTYIYEGKTVLVKDPKNNINFSQIKRSKFFLEKIKGLPGKLEIADGGSFNFGGTVVKFSPPVFHGSGSQLGYVLEVLVDDGYRLLYTSDVEGPIFPDQLNFILESTPHTVILDGPMTYMLGYRYSFDSFEKALKNIIKIVEGDFLENLIVDHHALRDLDWMIQLKPVFEAARSKGVRVLSAAEYAGQPVNLLEARRRELYELYPVNDSHQ from the coding sequence ATGAGAATTAAGCCTTTAGCTTTTGAAAGTCTTGGTACAAGGTCGATGTGCACTTTTGTGGAAACAAATGATATACGTATTTTAATCGACCCTGGGGTTTCTTTGGCACCTTACCGTTTCGGTTTGCCACCTCACCCTGTAGAGCTTAAAGCATTATCTGATTCTTGGAAGCTAATACTTGAATACGCTGAACGGTCTGATGTTCTTTTAATAACGCATTATCATTTTGATCATTTTAACCCTTTTGAAGACACCTATATATACGAGGGGAAAACTGTTTTAGTTAAGGATCCTAAGAATAATATTAATTTCAGTCAGATTAAGCGTTCTAAATTCTTTTTAGAGAAGATTAAAGGGTTGCCGGGTAAATTGGAGATCGCTGACGGAGGCTCTTTTAACTTCGGCGGAACTGTAGTTAAGTTTTCTCCACCTGTTTTCCACGGTAGCGGATCTCAGCTAGGATACGTATTAGAGGTTTTAGTGGATGACGGTTATAGATTACTGTATACGTCTGACGTGGAGGGCCCTATTTTCCCAGATCAATTGAATTTCATTCTCGAATCAACGCCTCACACGGTTATTTTAGACGGTCCTATGACTTATATGCTCGGTTACCGTTACAGCTTCGACTCTTTTGAGAAGGCTTTGAAGAATATTATAAAAATTGTTGAGGGAGATTTCTTGGAGAATTTAATCGTGGATCACCATGCCTTACGCGATTTGGATTGGATGATTCAACTTAAACCTGTGTTTGAGGCCGCTCGGAGTAAGGGGGTGAGAGTTTTATCCGCTGCTGAATACGCGGGTCAACCGGTTAATCTTTTAGAGGCTCGCCGCCGCGAATTATATGAGCTTTACCCTGTTAACGACTCACATCAATAG
- the crn3 gene encoding CRISPR-associated ring nuclease Crn3/Csx3 produces MRFNTFSSDNWTIVSFELDGVIAPDDLKRVSPPEVNNSKGVILSGRGPIWLYCFLTHFYHPALFIATHDPRLGGAVVVESHSPSYQIGDVIKLEVV; encoded by the coding sequence ATGCGTTTTAATACTTTTTCTTCGGATAACTGGACTATTGTAAGCTTTGAACTAGATGGTGTGATAGCGCCGGATGATTTAAAGCGGGTATCCCCTCCGGAGGTGAACAACTCAAAAGGAGTTATTTTAAGCGGTCGAGGGCCTATATGGCTATATTGTTTTCTAACACATTTTTATCATCCTGCGCTATTTATCGCCACGCATGATCCCAGGTTGGGTGGAGCTGTGGTTGTTGAAAGCCACTCCCCGTCTTACCAGATAGGCGATGTTATAAAACTGGAGGTGGTTTAA
- a CDS encoding type II toxin-antitoxin system HicB family antitoxin yields the protein MERDYTVIIEEDEDGFYVASVPELPGCHTQAKTIDDLINRIKEAIEVYLEVEREADIPKLNFIGIQRVRVEVS from the coding sequence ATGGAAAGAGATTACACTGTGATTATCGAAGAGGATGAGGATGGTTTTTACGTAGCAAGTGTACCCGAGTTACCTGGATGTCATACTCAGGCTAAAACTATAGATGATTTAATAAACCGTATTAAAGAAGCTATTGAGGTATATCTTGAAGTTGAAAGAGAGGCAGATATTCCTAAATTAAATTTTATAGGTATTCAGAGGGTGCGAGTAGAGGTATCTTAA
- a CDS encoding TMEM165/GDT1 family protein — protein sequence MLTALLSALAMILVAELGDKTMLMSIIFSAEYRKPLTILALALLALSTVTLIGIGLGLLVIELIPVHVLKYISGSLFLIIGLYYLLTPVQEKQTTASKKDLTAFLALMFISEFGDKTQISIISLTISTMSPIGVFTGAIIGFTVINLIAVILGHRISGKIKPAIIKRISAIIFIAFSVLTFIGIL from the coding sequence TTGCTAACAGCGCTTCTATCAGCTTTAGCCATGATACTGGTAGCGGAATTAGGCGATAAAACAATGCTTATGTCAATTATTTTCTCAGCTGAATACAGAAAACCGCTAACCATTTTAGCTTTAGCCCTTCTAGCTCTTTCAACAGTCACACTTATAGGCATCGGCCTCGGCTTACTGGTAATCGAGTTAATCCCAGTACACGTTTTAAAATATATTTCAGGCTCCCTTTTTCTAATAATAGGCTTATACTATTTACTCACACCTGTTCAAGAAAAACAAACCACAGCTTCTAAAAAAGATTTAACAGCGTTCTTAGCCTTAATGTTCATTTCAGAATTCGGGGATAAAACACAAATATCCATAATAAGCTTAACAATATCCACTATGTCCCCTATAGGCGTCTTCACAGGCGCTATAATAGGATTCACCGTAATAAATCTTATAGCAGTAATCTTAGGACACCGTATAAGCGGAAAAATAAAACCGGCTATAATTAAACGCATATCAGCTATAATATTCATAGCTTTCAGCGTTCTAACCTTTATAGGAATATTATAG
- a CDS encoding CoA-binding protein, producing the protein MEDLIRDFLRRGRRFAVFGVSRDPGKYGYRVYFDLKAKGFEVYAVNPNIDSVDGDRVYASVFDLPVKVDVAVLVVPPAVGLKVVEDCVRAGVGRFWLQPGAESEEILEFCEKSGVKVVWGVCVMVESAGGFYG; encoded by the coding sequence ATGGAGGATTTGATTAGGGATTTTCTTAGGCGTGGGAGGAGGTTCGCGGTTTTCGGTGTTTCTCGTGATCCTGGTAAGTATGGTTACCGTGTTTACTTTGATTTGAAGGCTAAGGGTTTTGAGGTTTACGCTGTTAACCCTAATATTGATAGTGTGGATGGGGATAGGGTTTACGCTTCAGTGTTTGATTTACCTGTTAAGGTTGATGTAGCGGTTTTGGTTGTTCCGCCTGCTGTGGGTTTAAAAGTGGTTGAGGATTGTGTGAGGGCTGGTGTTGGAAGGTTTTGGCTTCAACCTGGGGCGGAGTCTGAGGAGATTTTAGAGTTTTGTGAGAAGAGTGGTGTTAAAGTTGTTTGGGGTGTTTGTGTGATGGTTGAGTCGGCGGGTGGTTTTTATGGTTGA
- a CDS encoding type II toxin-antitoxin system HicA family toxin yields the protein MKLKPLPADKVIRVLNKLGFQIIRRKGSHIFLKHPDGRATVVPFHPDEDIGRGLLMKIIKDTKISKEKFMEMIE from the coding sequence ATGAAATTAAAACCTCTACCCGCGGATAAAGTTATTAGAGTCTTAAATAAATTAGGTTTTCAAATTATTAGGCGTAAAGGAAGCCATATTTTTCTAAAACATCCTGATGGTAGGGCTACTGTTGTACCTTTTCATCCGGATGAAGATATTGGCAGAGGCTTATTAATGAAAATAATTAAAGATACAAAAATAAGTAAGGAAAAATTTATGGAAATGATAGAATAA
- a CDS encoding DUF1616 domain-containing protein, producing MIKKEWNIIYAILISTLIVTGSLLTYTILNPPQKEKYISISILNSDYISTGEITVENNTQFTFYCLIQNRLGATVNITIEILKGIITNTTNPSFTECTPYNNETRILQDNTQTLIPITDKINITTPQQTYIYYLKLHTYNPQENKTTYTGQWVAIQVNVTAA from the coding sequence TTGATTAAAAAAGAATGGAACATAATATACGCTATACTAATCTCAACACTAATAGTAACAGGCAGCCTACTAACATATACAATATTAAACCCCCCTCAAAAAGAAAAATACATCTCAATATCCATACTAAACAGCGACTACATCAGCACAGGAGAAATAACAGTCGAAAACAACACACAATTCACCTTCTACTGCCTAATCCAAAACCGACTAGGAGCCACAGTTAACATCACAATAGAAATACTAAAAGGCATAATAACAAACACAACAAACCCCTCCTTCACAGAATGCACACCATACAACAACGAAACAAGAATACTACAAGACAACACCCAAACACTAATCCCAATAACAGATAAAATAAACATAACAACACCCCAACAAACCTACATATACTACCTAAAACTCCACACCTACAACCCACAGGAAAACAAGACAACCTACACAGGACAATGGGTAGCAATACAAGTAAACGTAACAGCTGCTTAA